In one window of Agrobacterium larrymoorei DNA:
- the msrP gene encoding protein-methionine-sulfoxide reductase catalytic subunit MsrP: MPAYRPPRIASSEITPRDIYFSRRSFLGTAAGFAAIGLTGREALAATLVAKPGAYKLDEKMTPLDAVTSYNNFYEFGVGKSDPKENSGKFKPTPWTVKVDGLVGKPKEFGLEELMKFPLEERPYRMRCVEGWSMAIPWIGFPLAALLDKVEPQGSAKFVSFETVVRPDEMPGQSGLFQPLDWPYVEGLRLDEARHPLTILAVGLYGETLPNQNGAPIRLVVPWKYGFKGIKSIVRISLVEKQPETTWKNSNAREYGFYSNVNPHVDHPRWSQATEQRIGEGGFFGTQNRPTLMFNGYDDVASLYTGMDLKANY, translated from the coding sequence ATGCCAGCCTATCGCCCGCCCCGTATCGCTTCCAGCGAAATCACACCTCGTGACATCTACTTTTCCAGACGAAGCTTTCTTGGCACCGCGGCGGGTTTTGCGGCCATTGGGCTGACCGGGCGTGAAGCATTGGCAGCGACTTTGGTGGCCAAGCCGGGCGCGTATAAGCTGGATGAGAAAATGACGCCGCTCGATGCCGTGACCAGCTACAATAATTTTTACGAATTCGGCGTCGGCAAGTCTGATCCGAAGGAAAACTCTGGCAAGTTCAAGCCTACGCCGTGGACGGTCAAGGTCGATGGTCTCGTAGGCAAGCCGAAGGAATTCGGGCTCGAGGAGTTGATGAAGTTTCCGCTTGAGGAGCGGCCTTACCGCATGCGCTGCGTCGAAGGCTGGTCGATGGCCATTCCGTGGATCGGCTTTCCGCTCGCGGCCCTGCTCGACAAGGTAGAGCCGCAGGGCAGCGCGAAATTCGTGTCGTTCGAAACCGTCGTCCGTCCTGATGAAATGCCGGGCCAAAGCGGGCTCTTCCAGCCGCTGGACTGGCCCTATGTCGAGGGCCTGCGTCTGGATGAGGCACGCCATCCGCTGACCATCCTCGCCGTTGGCCTTTATGGCGAAACCCTTCCGAACCAGAACGGCGCGCCGATCCGCCTCGTCGTGCCATGGAAATACGGCTTCAAGGGCATCAAATCCATCGTGCGCATTTCGCTGGTAGAAAAGCAGCCGGAAACGACATGGAAGAACTCCAACGCGCGCGAATACGGCTTCTATTCCAACGTCAACCCGCATGTGGACCATCCGCGCTGGAGCCAGGCAACGGAGCAGCGCATAGGCGAAGGCGGCTTCTTCGGCACGCAGAACCGCCCGACGCTGATGTTCAACGGATATGACGACGTTGCCAGCCTCTATACCGGCATGG